Genomic window (Streptomyces sp. NBC_00078):
CCCTGGAGATCGATCTCCAGGAGAACGGGCACGCCGTCCTCCAGGTGCTCCAGCACGGCGGCACGCGGGGTGCCGTAGCGGTTGCCGGCGAACTCGGCCCACTCCAGCAGCTCGCCGTTGGCGATCAGCTTGTCCATCTCCTCGTCGGAGACGAAGAAGTAGTGGACACCGTGCTTCTCGCCGGGGCGTGGCGTACGGGTCGTCGCCGACACCGAGAGCCAGACCTCGGGGTGTTCCCTGCGCATATGGGCGACGACCGTGCTCTTGCCGACCCCGGAGGGGCCGGAGAGCACGGTCAGCCGCGGACGTACGTCCGGGGGCTCGGGGGTCGTCCCCCGGAATGTTGCAGCCATACAGCGATTATTCCAGCAATCCCGGAGTGCCCGGGACTCCTGGTCCGGCGTGAGCCGGACTCAGGAGCCGGTGCTGCCGAACTCACGCTCCAGAGAGGCGATCTGGTTGGAACCGAGACCACGCACACGGCGGCTCTCGGAGATGCCCAGTCGCTCCATGATCTGCTTGGCGCGGACCTTGCCCACGCCCGGCAGCGACTCGAGCAGGGCGGAGACCTTCATCTTGCCGATGACGTCGTTTTCCTGGCCCTGCTTGATGACCTCGTGCAGGGAGGCGCCGGAGTGCTTGAGTCGATTCTTGACCTCGGCCCGCTCCCGGCGAGCCGCGGCGGCCTTTTCGAGCGCGGCTGCGCGCTGTTCAGGGGTAAGGGGCGGAAGAGCCACGCCTACGTCACCTCGGATGTCGAACTGTCGGATACGGACCGGTGAGGAACCTAGTCGCCCCTCACCTGGGGAGCCACGAACAACACGCTCGCCCGTTGACTCTCGTCGGAGACTAGCGGGCAAGTCCGCCAGAGTCAGCGAGAACAGCGGAAAAGTCCTGGTCAGCCTCCGTCAGGCCGGACATTTAGGACATAATGCCCAGGATTTGAGGATGTATTCAGACTCAAGTGGGCCTCGCGCCACTCGTCCGGGCACTCAGCGGAGGAGCCGAGCGAGCGTCTCGAACACCGACGACGACCGTCACGAACGTCTCATACGGTCGCCACGGCGGCCCTGATCTCCTCCGCGAAGCGGTCCGCGGCCGCGCGCAGCGCCCCGGCGTCGGGACCGTGCCGCAGCACCCCCCGGCTGACGTTCGGCACGACGTTGCGCACCGCCGCCCCGAAGACACCGGGAAGGTCGGCCGCGGTGGCGCCCTGGGCTCCGATGCCGGGTGCCAGGAGCGGCCCGTTGATGCCCAGGTCGTAGGACGACAGATCGCCCAGCGTGGCGCCCACGACGGCCCCGAAGGACCCCAGGGGCTGCTCCCCCTCGTTCTCGGCGGCTAGGTGCGCGAGCATCGTCGCTCCGACGTTCCGTCCGTCCGCGCGCACCGCGTGCTGCACCTCACCGCCCTCAGGGTTGGACGTGAGCGCGAGCACGAACAGGCCCGAGCCGCTCTCCCGGGCGAGCGCGAGGGCCGGCGAGAGCGATCCGTAGCCGAGGTAGGGCGAGACAGTGAGCGCGTCCGAGAAGAGCGGGGAGTCCTTGCGCAGGAAGGTCTCGGCGTACGCGGCCATGGTCGAGCCGATGTCGCCGCGCTTGGCGTCCATCACGACCAGCGCCCCGGCCGCCCGGGCCTCTTCCACCGACTTCTCCAGGACGGCGATGCCACGGGAGCCGAAGCGCTCGAAGAACGCGCTCTGCGGCTTCAGGACGGCGACCCGGTCGGCGGTCGCCTCCACCACCGTGCGGCTGAACCGCTCCAGGCCCGCGACATCGTCGTTCAGGCCCCACTCCGCGAGCAGGGACGCGTGCGGGTCGATACCGACGCACAGCGGCCCACGCTGGTCCATCGCGTGGCGCAGACGGGTGCCGAAGGGTTCGAGAGCACTCACGTGGTCTTCCTTGCGTCGGCGCCGACCGCGTCGGCGAGGGTGGCGTACGGGCTGGTGGCGAGGCGGGCAGCGAGGCCCTTGTGGATGGCGCGGCCCCAGAAGGGGCCCTCGTAGATGAAGGCGCTGTAGCCCTGGACCAGCGTGGCGCCGGCCAGGACGCGCTGCCATGCGTCCTCGGCGTTCTCGATGCCGCCGACGCCCACGAGGGTGATGCGGTCGCCCACGCGCGCGTACAGGCGCCGCAGCACCTCCAGGGAGCGGGCCTTCAGCGGCGCGCCGGACAGCCCGCCGGTCTCCTTCACCAGCGAGGGTTCGGATTTCAGACCGAGCCCCTCGCGCGCGATGGTGGTGTTCGTGGCGATGATCCCGTCCAGGCCGAGTTCGACGGCGAGGTCGGCGACGGCGTCCACGTCCTCGTCCGCGAGGTCGGGCGCGATCTTCACGAGCAGGGGGACACGGCGGGAGGTCACCGTACGGTCGGCGGCCTCGCGCACGGCGCTCAGCAGCGGGCGCAGCGCCTCGGTGGCCTGCAGGTTGCGCAGTCCGGGGGTGTTCGGGGACGAGACGTTCACCACCAGGTAGTCGGCGTACGGTGCCAGCCGCTCGGTGGACTTCACGTAGTCCGCGGTGGCCTCGTCCTCCGGCACGGCCTTGGTCTTGCCGATGTTGACGCCGACGACGGTCCGGAAGACCGGCTCACGGGACGCCAGACGGGCCGCCACCGCCATCGAGCCCTCGTTGTTGAAGCCCATGCGGTTGATCAGCGCCCGGTCCTTCAAGAGCCGGAACAGCCGCTTTCTGGGGTTGCCGGGCTGCGCCTCCCCGGTCACGGTGCCGATCTCGACGTGGTCGAAGCCGAGCATCGACATGCCGTCGATCGCGACGGCGTTCTTGTCGAAGCCGGCGGCGAGCCCGAAGGGGCCGTGCATGCGCAGCCCGAACGCCTCGGTGCGCAGTTCCTTGTGGCGAGGGGCGAGCGCGGCGGCGACGAAAGTGCGCAGCACGGGGACGCGGACGGCGCGGCGGATCCAGCGGAAGGCCAGGTAGTGGGCCCGCTCCGGGTCCATCCGCTTGAAGACGAGGTTGAAGAAGATCTTGTACATGGTGTCCTCACGAAGAGGGGGACACCGTTTCCGGTGTCCCCCTCAGGGCTGCTAGTCGCGGGCCGCGGTCAGGTGCTGCGCGTGTTCCTGGAGCGAACGGACGCCCACGTCACCGTGGTTGAGGGCGTCGATGCCCTGGACGGCGGCGGCGAGCGCCTGGACCGTCGTCAGGCACGGGACCGACCGCGCCACGGCCGCCGTACGGATCTCGTAGCCGTCGAGGCGGCCGCCGGTGCCGTACGGCGTGTTGACGATGAGGTCGACCTCGCCGTCGTGGATGAGCTGGACGATGGTCTTCTCGCCGTTCGGTCCGGTGCCCTCGGACTGCTTGCGGACGACCGTGGCGTTGAGGCCGTTGCGCCTGAGGACCTCGGCCGTGCCGGAGGTGGCGAGCAGTTCGAAGCCGTGGGCGACCAGCTCGCGCGCCGGGAAGATCATCGAGCGCTTGTCGCGGTTGGCGACCGAGATGAACGCGCGGCCCTTGGTCGGCAGCGGACCGTAGGCGCCCGCCTGCGACTTGGCGTACGCCGTGCCGAAGACGGAGTCGATACCCATGACCTCGCCGGTGGAGCGCATCTCCGGGCCGAGGACCGTGTCGACGCCGCGGCCGTGGATGTCGCGGAAGCGCGACCACGGCATGACGGCCTCCTTGACGGAGATCGGCGCGTCCAGCGGGAGCTCGCCGCCGTCGCCGTTCGCCGGAAGCAGTCCCTCGGCCCGCAGTTCGGCGACGGTCGCGCCCAGGGAGATCCGGGCGGCGGCCTTCGCCAGCGGAACCGCGGTCGCCTTCGAGGTGAAGGGGACGGTGCGGGACGCGCGCGGGTTGGCCTCCAGGACGTAGAGGATGTCACCGGCCATCGCGAACTGGATGTTGATCAGGCCGCGTACGCCGACGCCCTTCGCGATGGCCTCCGTCGAGGCCCGCAGGCGCTTGATGTCGAAGCCGCCCAGGGTGATCGGGGGCAGCGCGCACGCCGAGTCGCCGGAGTGGATGCCGGCCTCCTCGATGTGCTCCATCACGCCGCCGAGGTAGAGCTCGGTGCCGTCGTAGAGCGCGTCGACGTCGATCTCGATCGCGTCGTCGAGGAAGCGGTCGACCAGGACCGGCCGGGAGGGGCTGATCTCGGTCGACTCGGCGATGTAGGACGACAGCCGGGTCTCGTCGTAGACGATCTCCATGCCGCGCCCGCCGAGGACGTACGACGGCCGGACGAGGACCGGGTAGCCGATCTCGTCGGCGATGGCCTTGGCCTCGGCGAAGGTCGTGGCGGTGCCGTGCTTGGGGGCCGGGAGGGCGGCTTCCGCCAGCACGCGCCCGAACGCGCCCCGGTCCTCGGCCGCGTGGATGGCCTCCGGCGGGGTGCCCACGATCGGCACGCCGTTGTCCTTGAGTGCCTGCGAGAGACCCAGCGGCGTCTGGCCGCCCAGCTGCACGATCACACCCGCGACCGGGCCGGCCTGCTGCTCCGCGTGGACGATCTCCAGTACGTCTTCCAGCGTCAGCGGCTCGAAGTACAGACGGTCGGAGGTGTCGTAGTCCGTGGAGACGGTCTCCGGGTTGCAGTTGACCATCACCGTCTCGTAGCCCACGTCGCTCAGCGCGAAGGACGCGTGGACGCACGAGTAGTCGAACTCGATGCCCTGGCCGATGCGGTTGGGGCCTGAGCCCAGGATGATGACGGCGGGCTTCTCGCGCCGCGCGACCTCGGTCTCCTCGTCGTAGGAGGAGTAGAAGTACGGCGTCTTCGCGGCGAACTCGGCGGCGCAGGTGTCGACGGTCTTGTAGACCGGGCGGATGCCGAGAGCGTGCCGGACCTCGCGGACGACGTCCTCGCGCAGACCGCGGATCTCGGCGACCTGCTGGTCCGAGAAGCCGTGCCGCTTGGCCTCGGCCAGCAGCTCCCGGGTCAGCTCCGGCGCCTGGGCCAGCTCGTCCGCGATCTCCTTGATCAGGAAGAGCTGGTCGACGAACCAGGGGTCGATCTTCGTGTACTCGAAGACCTCCTGCGGCGTGGCGCCCGCGCGGATGGCCTGCATGACGGTGTTGATACGGCCGTCGGTGGGCCGTAGGGCCTCTTCGAGGAGGAGCGTCTTGTCGCCGGGCTCGCCGACGAAGGTGAACTGGCTGCCCTTCTTCTCCAGCGAGCGCAGCGCCTTCTGGAAGGCCTCGGTGAAGTTGCGGCCGATGGCCATGGCCTCGCCGACCGACTTCATGGTCGTGGTCAGCGTGGAGTCGGCCTGCGGGAACTTCTCGAAGGCGAAGCGCGGGGCCTTCACGACCACGTAGTCGAGCGTCGGCTCGAAGGAGGCCGGGGTCTCCCGCGTGATGTCGTTCGGGATCTCGTCGAGCGTGTAGCCGACGGCGAGCTTGGCCGCGATCTTGGCGATCGGGAAGCCGGTCGCCTTGGACGCGAGGGCCGAGGAGCGGGACACGCGCGGGTTCATCTCGATGACGATCACGCGACCGTCCTCGGGGTTCACCGCGAACTGGATGTTGCAGCCGCCGGTGTCGACACCGACCTCACGGATCACGGCGATGCCGATGTCCCGCAGGATCTGGTACTCGCGGTCGGTCAGCGTCATCGAGGGCGCGACGGTGATCGAGTCGCCGGTGTGCACGCCCATGGGGTCGAAGTTCTCGATGGAGCAGACGACCACGACGTTGTCGTGCTTGTCGCGCATCAGCTCCAGCTCGTACTCCTTCCAGCCGAGGATGGACTCCTCCAGGAGCACCTCGGTGGTCGGCGACAGCGTGAGGCCCTGGCCGGCGATGCGGCGCAGCTCCTCCTCGTCGTGCGCGAAGCCGGAGCCGGCGCCGCCCATGGTGAAGGACGGCCGGACGACGACCGGGTAGCCGCCGAGCGTCTCGACGCCCCCGAGAACGTCCTCCATGGAGTGGCAGATGACCGAGCGGGCGGACTCGCCGTGGCCGATCTTCTGGCGGACGGCCTCGACGACGCCCTTGAAGAGGTCGCGGTCCTCGCCCTTGTTGATGGCCTCGACGTTGGCGCCGATCAACTCGACGCCGTACTTGTCGAGCGTGCCCGCCTCGTGCAGCGAGATGGCCGTGTTGAGGGCCGTCTGGCCGCCCAGGGTGGGCAGCAGGGCGTCCGGGCGCTCCTTGGCGATGATCTTCTCGACGAACTCCGGGGTGATCGGCTCGACGTACGTGGCGTCGGCGATCTCCGGGTCGGTCATGATCGTCGCCGGGTTGGAGTTCACGAGGATGACCCTGAGGCCCTCGGCGCGAAGGATGCGGCACGCCTGGGTGCCGGAGTAGTCGAACTCGGCGGCCTGGCCGATGACGATCGGGCCGGAGCCGATGACCAGGACGGACTGGATATCGGTGCGCTTAGGCACGCTGGCCCTCCATCGGGACTGTGCTCATCAAAGACGTGAAGCGGTCGAACAGGTAGGCGGCGTCGTGCGGGCCCGCTGCCGCTTCGGGGTGGTACTGGACGGAGAAGGCCGGCTGGTCGAGCAGCCGGAGCCCCTCCACGACGTTGTCGTTCAGGCACACGTGCGAGACCTCGACGCGCCCGAACCTCGTCTCGCTGACCTTGTCGAGCGGCGCGTCCACGGCGAAGCCGTGGTTGTGCGCGGTGACCTCGACCTTGCCGGTCGTACGGTCCTGGACGGGCTGGTTGATGCCCCGGTGGCCGTACTTCAGCTTGTAGGTGCCGAAGCCGAGCGCCCGCCCGAGGATCTGGTTGCCGAAGCAGATGCCGAACAGCGGCGTCTTCCGCTCCAGGACCGCGGTCATCAGCGCGACCGGGCCGTCGGCGGTCGCCGGGTCGCCGGGCCCGTTGGAGAAGAAGACCCCGTCGGGGGCGACGGCGTAGACGTCCTCTTCTGTGGCCGTGGCCGGCAGCACATGCACCTCGATGCCGCGCTCGGCCATGCGGTGCGGGGTCATGCCCTTGATGCCGAGGTCGATCGCGGCGACGGTGAACTTCGCGGTGCCGATCGGAACGGCTTCGCCGTCGGGGCCGACCGCGGGGACGACGTACGTCTCCTTGGTGGCGACCTCCTCGTAGAGGCTGGCGCCCTTCATGTGCGGCTGGGCCTGCACGCGCGCGAGAAGCTCGGACTCGGGGGCGATCGCCTCGCCGGAGAAGATCCCGGAGCGCATGGAGCCGCGCTCGCGCAGGTGGCGGGTGAGCGCGCGGGTGTCGATGCCGCTGATGCCGACGATGTCCTGCGCGACCAGCTCGTCGTCCAGGGAACGCTTGGCGCGCCAGTTGGACGGCACGCGCGCGGGGTCGCGCACGACATAGCCGGAGACCCAGATGCGGCTCGACTCGTCGTCCTCGTCGTTCCAGCCGGTGTTGCCGATCTGCGGGGCGGTCGCGACGACGATCTGGCGGTCGTACGACGGGTCGGTCAGAGTCTCCTGGTAGCCGGTCATGCCGGTGGAGAACACGGCCTCGCCGAAGGTCTCCCCCACGGCCCCGTAGGCACGGCCGCGGAAGATCCGGCCGTCCTCCAGGACGAGTACCGCGGGAACCCTGGAGGCTCCCCTTGTGGAGGTCGTCATCGTGCGCCTTCCGTTTCCGTCTTGTTGATCATGGAGTTGATGGTGTCGACCCACTCGGTGTGCTCGGCCGCCCGGTCGGAGCGGAACCCGGAGTCGATCAGTCGGTCGCCGTGTGTCCAGGTCACCACCAGCAGCCCGCCCTCGGTCAGGACCTTGCCGGCGATGCCCTTGTCGAGCCGGGCCTCGCGCAGAGCCGCGAGGGGGACGAAGAAATCCGTCGCCCCGGGACGTACGACGTCCAGTCCCGCGTCGGTCAGCGTGAGCTCGGCCCGGCTGCGGGTGCCGAGGCCGTGCGCCACGATGCGGTCCAGCCACTGACCGGCGGTCGTGGAGCCGTGGTAGCGGCCGCTCATCGTCAGTCTCACCTCGCCGGCCTCGTCCGGCATTCCGGACTGCGGCGGCTTGCCGCCTCCGTCGAGGGTGGTGGAGGTCGACGGGCGTGCGGGCAGCTCGGGGATGTCGCCCTGGAGCGTGCCGCGCCACTTCCAGCCCTCGCGCATCAGCCAGTAGACGAGCGCGACGAAGAGGGCGAGGCCGACGAGCCAGCCCGCGCGGGCGGCCCAGTCGGTGACCTCGGCCGACTTCTTTTCGGCGGCGAGTCCGGCGGCGAGCAGAGTTGCAGGTGTCACGTGAGCTTCCCGTCGACGAGCGTGGCCTTGCCCCGGAGCCACGTGTGCGTGACACGGCCCGGCAGCTCACGCCCCTCGTACGGGGTGTTCCGGCTGCGCGAGGCGAAGCCCGCGGGGTCCACCGACCCACGGTATTCCGTGTCGACGAGCGTGAGGTTGGCGGGCTCACCAGCCGAGACGGGACGGCCGTGCCCCTGGGCCCGCCCGATGCCGGCGGGCTTGACGGACATGCGCTCGGCAACCCCGGCCCAGGTGAGAAGCCCGGTGTCCACCATGGTCTCCTGCACCACTGACAACGCCGTCTCCAGGCCCACCATGCCCATGGCGGCCGCGGCCCACTCGCAGTCCTTGTCCTCGTGCGGGTGCGGGGCGTGGTCGGTGGCGACGATGTCGATCGTGCCGTCGGCGAGCGCCTCGCGCAGGGCGAGCACGTCGCGCTCGGTGCGCAGCGGCGGGTTGACCTTGTAGACCGGGTCGTACGTCCGCACCAGCTCGTCCGTGAGGAGCAGGTGGTGCGGGGTGACCTCGGCGGTGACGTCGATGCCGCGGGACTTGGCCCAGCGGACGATCTCGACGGACCCGGCGGTCGACAGGTGGCAGATGTGGACGCGGGAGCCGACGTGCTCGGCGAGCAGGACATCCCGGGCGATGATCGATTCTTCGGCCACCGCGGGCCAGCCCCCGAGCCCCAGCTGGGCGGAGACGATGCCCTCGTTCATCTGGGCGCCCTCGGTCAGCCGCGGCTCCTGCGCGTGCTGGGCGACGACCCCGCCGAAGGCCTTCACGTACTCCAGGGCGCGCCGCATGATCACGGCGTCGTCCACGCACTTGCCGTCGTCGGAGAAGACGGTGACGCCCGCCGCCGACTCGTGCATGGCGCCCAGCTCGGCGAGCTTCTTGCCCTCCAGGCCGACGGTGACGGCGCCGATGGGCTGCACATCGCAGTAGCCGTGCTCACGGCCCAGCCGCCAGACCTGCTCGACGACGCCGGCGGTGTCGGCGACCGGGAAGGTGTTGGCCATGGCGAAGACGGCCGTGTAGCCGCCGCTCGCCGCCGCGCGCGTGCCGGTCAGCACGGTCTCGGAGTCCTCGCGGCCCGGCTCACGCAGGTGGGTGTGCAGATCGACGAGTCCCGGCAGGAGTACCTTGCCGCCGGCTTCGACGACCTCGGCGCCCTCGTCGGAGAGCCCCGTCCCGACGGCCTCGATGACCTCACCGTCGATCAGCACGTCCTGCGGCTCGCCGCCGAGCACCTTCGCACCACGGATCAGGATCTTGCTCATGGTTCCTACTTCTCCTCGATGGTGCGGGCGTGGGTGACGGCGGGTTCGTTGCCACCGAGCAGCAGATACAGGACGGCCATCCGGATGGACACTCCGTTTGCGACCTGCTCGACGACGGTGCAGCGGTCGGAGTCGGCGACCTCGGCGGTGATCTCCATGCCGCGGACCATCGGGCCGGGGTGCATCACGATGGCGTGCTCGGGCATCCGCGCCATGCGCTCGCCGTCGAGGCCGTAGCGCCGCGAGTACTCGCGCTCGGTCGGGAAGAAGGCGGCGTTCATGCGCTCGCGCTGGACGCGGAGCATCATCACGGCGTCGGACTTGGGGAGTACGACGTCGAGGTCGTACGACACCTCGCAGGGCCAGCGCTCGACGCCGACCGGCACCAGGGTGGGCGGGGCGACGAGGGTGACCTCGGCGCCGAGGGTGTGCAGCAGGTCGACGTTGGAGCGGGCGACCCTGCTGTGCAGGACGTCCCCGACGATCGTGATCCGCTTGCCGGACAGGTCCTGTCCGAGGCCGGCGTCCCGGCCCACCAGACGGCGGCGCATGGTGAACGCGTCGAGCAGGGCCTGCGTGGGGTGCTGGTGGGTGCCGTCACCGGCGTTGATGACGGCGGCGTCGATCCAGCCCGAGGTGGCGAGGCGGTACGGCGCTCCGGAGGCGCCGTGCCGGATGACCACGGCGTCGACGCCCATGGCCTCCAGCGTCTGGGCGGTGTCCTTCAGGGACTCGCCCTTGGAGACGCTCGAACCCTTGGCGGTGAAGTTGATGACGTCCGCGGACAGGCGCTTCTCGGCGGCCTCGAAGGAGATACGCGTGCGCGTGGAGTCCTCGAAGAAGAGGTTGACGACGGTGCGGCCGCGCAGGGTCGGCAGTTTCTTGATCGGCCGGTCGGCGACCCTGGCCATCTCCTCGGCGGTGTCGAGGATCAGGACGGCGTCGTCGCGGGTGAGGTCGGCGGCCGAGATGAGATGACGCTGCATCTGTCAGGCTCCGTAGGGCAGTTCAGGTTGGGGAGATTCCGGGCAGGCGGGCTCGTGCAGGGGCGCACTGAGCAGGCGTACGGGGGTGACGTACGCGTGCGTGCTACTGCTGCTCGCCCGGGGCGGCCGGCTTGGCACCGAGCAGCACGGTGTCGCGACCGTCCTCCTCGGCGAGCTGGACCTTGACCGTCTCCCGCAACGACGTGGGGAGGTTCTTGCCGACATAGTCGGCGCGGATGGGCAGTTCGCGGTGGCCGCGGTCGACGAGGACCGCGAGCTGCACCGCGCGCGGGCGCCCGATGTCGTTCAGGCCGTCGAGGGCGGCGCGGATGGTGCGGCCGGAGAAGAGCACGTCGTCGACGAGGACGACCAGGCGGCCGTCGATGCCGTCACCGGGAATCTCGGTGCGGGCCAGCGCACGCGGCGGATGCATGCGCAGGTCGTCGCGGTACATGGTGATGTCGAGCGAACCGACCGGGATCTTCCGGTCGGTGATCTCCTCGAGCTTGGCGGCGAGCCGCTGCGCGAGGAAGACGCCCCGGGTCGGAATGCCGAGGAGCACCACGTCGTCGGCGCCCTTGGCACGCTCGACGATCTCGTGGGCGATGCGGGTCAACACCCGCGCAATGTCGGGGCCTTCGAGAACGGGCCGGGCATCGGAGCCTTGCGTGTCCTGCTTGTCCTGCTTGTCCATAAGAAACGGACCTCCTTCTCCGCCTCACGGGACGGACCTTAAAGGACGTCGGATTTGCGCCATCCACGGTAGCAGGCCCTGAGACACCCCTGATCACCCGCCTGGCGTAACCAGCCACCGCGGCCACGGAAGAGTCGGTGTGGACCATTCGGCTTGACGCGCGAGAGTCACGCTGCGTAACCTCACAGTGAGTTACCAGACGCGCGGCTCGGACCCTCTGCAGCCGCGTCGACACAGTGTCCGGGGAGCTATATGTCCAGCGAATACGCCAAACAGCTCGGGGCCAAGCTCCGGGCCATCCGCACCCAGCAGGGCCTTTCCCTCCACGGTGTCGAGGAGAAGAGCCAGGGACGCTGGAAGGCGGTCGTGGTCGGTTCGTACGAGCGCGGTGACCGTGCCGTGACCGTACAGCGCCTCGCCGAGCTGGCGGATTTCTACGGGGTCCCGGTGCAGGAGCTCCTGCCGGGCACCACCCCGGGCGGCGCCGCCGAGCCGCCGCCGAAGCTGGTCCTGGACCTGGAGCGGCTGGCGACCGTGCCGGCCGAGAAGGCGGGCCCGCTGCAGAGGTATGCGGCGACGATCCAGTCGCAGCGCGGCGATTACAACGGCAAGGTGCTGTCGATCCGCCAGGACGACCTGCGCACACTCGCCGTCATCTACGACCAGTCCCCCTCGGTCCTCACCGAGCAGCTGATCAGCTGGGGCGTGCTGGACGCGGACGCGCGCCGAGCCGTCGCCCACGAAGAGGTCTGACAGCATCCAGCAGAAACGTGCCGCCCGGGGGTGGCCGGAACTTCACTGTTCCGGCCACCCCGGCGGCGTTCTGCGGCCCTCGACGGCCTCGCAGGCACGGGAACGCCAGGGGGCCCGCAGCAATCACACTGCGGGCCCCCTGGCGTTCCCGTGCCTTACGCCTCGTCCCGGCGCAGCGAGGGCTTCAGCTCCTTGAGCCGGCCCAGCAGGCCGTTGACGAAGGCGGGCGACTCATCCGTGGAGAACTCCTTCGCGAGCTGCACCATCTCGTCCAGCACGACGGCGTCCGGGGTCTCGTCGGCCCAGATCAGCTCGTAGGCCCCGAGGCGCAGAACGTTGCGGTCCACGACCGGCATGCGGTCGAGGGTCCAGCCGACCGAGTACTGCGCGATCAGCTCGTCGATGCGCCGCGCGTGCTTCGCGTAACCCTCGACAAGCTGCATCGTGTACTCGCTGACCGGCGGCTGCCGGGTGTCGTCCCGGGAGAGCCGGATCCAGTCCGCGAGGACCGTGTGGACGTCGACGTCACGCTGGTCGCCCTCGAAGAGGATCTGGAAGGCGCGCTTGCGGGCCGTGTTGCGGGCAGCCACGGTTAGCCGTTCACCCGGCCGAGGTAGTCGCTCGTACGGGTGTCGACCTTGATCTTCTCACCGGTGGTGATGAAGAGCGGGACGTTGATCTGGTGACCGGTCTCCAGGGTGGCGGGCTTGGTGCCGCCGGTGGAGCGGTCGCCCTGCAGGCCCGGCTCGGTCTCCTGGACGACGAGTTCGACGGCAGCCGGCAACTCGACGAAGAGCACTTCGCCCTCGTGCTGCGCGACGGTGGCCGTGAAGCCCTCGATGAGGAAGTTGGCGGCGTCGCCGACGGCCTTGCGGTCGACCATGAGCTGGTCGTACGTCTCCATGTCCATGAAGACGAAGTACTCGCCGTCCATGTACGAGAACTGCATGTCGCGCTTGTCGACAGTGGCCGTCTCGACCTTGACGCCGGCGTTGAAGGTCTTGTCGACGACCTTGCCGGAGAGCACGTTCTTGAGCTTGGTGCGCACGAAGGCCGGGCCCTTGCCGGGCTTGACGTGCTGGAACTCGACGACGGACCAGAGCTGGCCGCCTTCGAGC
Coding sequences:
- a CDS encoding dihydroorotase, with the protein product MSKILIRGAKVLGGEPQDVLIDGEVIEAVGTGLSDEGAEVVEAGGKVLLPGLVDLHTHLREPGREDSETVLTGTRAAASGGYTAVFAMANTFPVADTAGVVEQVWRLGREHGYCDVQPIGAVTVGLEGKKLAELGAMHESAAGVTVFSDDGKCVDDAVIMRRALEYVKAFGGVVAQHAQEPRLTEGAQMNEGIVSAQLGLGGWPAVAEESIIARDVLLAEHVGSRVHICHLSTAGSVEIVRWAKSRGIDVTAEVTPHHLLLTDELVRTYDPVYKVNPPLRTERDVLALREALADGTIDIVATDHAPHPHEDKDCEWAAAAMGMVGLETALSVVQETMVDTGLLTWAGVAERMSVKPAGIGRAQGHGRPVSAGEPANLTLVDTEYRGSVDPAGFASRSRNTPYEGRELPGRVTHTWLRGKATLVDGKLT
- a CDS encoding aspartate carbamoyltransferase catalytic subunit produces the protein MQRHLISAADLTRDDAVLILDTAEEMARVADRPIKKLPTLRGRTVVNLFFEDSTRTRISFEAAEKRLSADVINFTAKGSSVSKGESLKDTAQTLEAMGVDAVVIRHGASGAPYRLATSGWIDAAVINAGDGTHQHPTQALLDAFTMRRRLVGRDAGLGQDLSGKRITIVGDVLHSRVARSNVDLLHTLGAEVTLVAPPTLVPVGVERWPCEVSYDLDVVLPKSDAVMMLRVQRERMNAAFFPTEREYSRRYGLDGERMARMPEHAIVMHPGPMVRGMEITAEVADSDRCTVVEQVANGVSIRMAVLYLLLGGNEPAVTHARTIEEK
- the pyrR gene encoding bifunctional pyr operon transcriptional regulator/uracil phosphoribosyltransferase PyrR, producing the protein MDKQDKQDTQGSDARPVLEGPDIARVLTRIAHEIVERAKGADDVVLLGIPTRGVFLAQRLAAKLEEITDRKIPVGSLDITMYRDDLRMHPPRALARTEIPGDGIDGRLVVLVDDVLFSGRTIRAALDGLNDIGRPRAVQLAVLVDRGHRELPIRADYVGKNLPTSLRETVKVQLAEEDGRDTVLLGAKPAAPGEQQ
- the bldD gene encoding transcriptional regulator BldD, yielding MSSEYAKQLGAKLRAIRTQQGLSLHGVEEKSQGRWKAVVVGSYERGDRAVTVQRLAELADFYGVPVQELLPGTTPGGAAEPPPKLVLDLERLATVPAEKAGPLQRYAATIQSQRGDYNGKVLSIRQDDLRTLAVIYDQSPSVLTEQLISWGVLDADARRAVAHEEV
- the nusB gene encoding transcription antitermination factor NusB translates to MAARNTARKRAFQILFEGDQRDVDVHTVLADWIRLSRDDTRQPPVSEYTMQLVEGYAKHARRIDELIAQYSVGWTLDRMPVVDRNVLRLGAYELIWADETPDAVVLDEMVQLAKEFSTDESPAFVNGLLGRLKELKPSLRRDEA
- the efp gene encoding elongation factor P, coding for MASTNDLKNGLVLKLEGGQLWSVVEFQHVKPGKGPAFVRTKLKNVLSGKVVDKTFNAGVKVETATVDKRDMQFSYMDGEYFVFMDMETYDQLMVDRKAVGDAANFLIEGFTATVAQHEGEVLFVELPAAVELVVQETEPGLQGDRSTGGTKPATLETGHQINVPLFITTGEKIKVDTRTSDYLGRVNG